A window of the Planococcus citri chromosome 4, ihPlaCitr1.1, whole genome shotgun sequence genome harbors these coding sequences:
- the mesh gene encoding protein mesh isoform X1 gives MNVRVLRVILIVIAISCVKGQQNEYNYGNPAQRFQDGQRIDIPQRYDPPQRYDPAQRNRDEQRFRDAAAVTPRQPNYQQPGQLDTNNVFQRPSFRYQQRTNNRGRGQYDDMSYRYAPATQRQGPNGEVFVITDERLREIRSEFMYWYFDKGGDDDNGDLQIHIHHSNPQVHKNFNFQLPFFGFRFNYTRVSMHGYLEFSDPPPQLSYPLKFPNKDWPRKNDPSFIGIFYSKCRIGVLKAEDIDHRRPGVYFRMERDLQGRTDQFGVEMRERLKWDIREGVVGADTFDPKHAAIVTWKNMSFAGGFANSIYVTNTFQLILATDEVYTYAIFNYAEMQWTSHTEAGGDTTLGEGGVPAYVGFNAGNGTRSYEYYPYSQRSTIRDLVGRGWANGFPGRHIFRIDENIMLGTCNKDAAGTALPLVFAPESGNMLGGTIINITGPCFEPNMKVRCKFDTEEVVGRVIDRNRAVCVQPFLMVEGYVIFDIAIGDEKYNWKGMFFVETPATATEKISIESEWIHKTDMRQNIVITWNRQNLTTNYEARLRLTLWGYKETTIRPELLYIDILEDNIPNTGSYVLYPEVYSSRDNAEVRDLEFGFLQITLSDPGKYFQHGLSPVLWSKPIPLGWYFASQWEREHGARWPEHLCDKWIKNDRYLKNFAAEIPQCPCVLEQALADKGRYLPDYDCDIVSNPSCFYNKGARHCVRTGAPSLEGSEQQCCYDKNNYLMLTYDQQWGSKPRRSHNLGYLPWNEANKVPTLSQWFHDVTPFYSCCLWQEEQSVGCETFRFERRPTQDCIAYQSPYVATVFGDPHFITFDDVAYSFNGKGEFVLVHTDTDKHKLDVQGRFEQVASNIYGPVMATRLTSVVARDNSSAVIEVRLRPQEAQWRYRLDVLADGKRVFFDRTSLKLQHFHGVTVYTPMYVLNQSEVIIMFESGVGVEVLENKGSMSARVYLPWKFINQTRGLLGTWNFNGMDDFMLPDGTILNINTGDFRSIHENFGMYWMLEDRYERYKGGALFYREYGRTASYYANRTFFAEFAVTPEQIIPQNRSDDIKRAHQICGDSYQCQYDYAVSLNEELAKNTLQFQDSFVNIKARNKDRVITCGVLETPRFGRKSNFLFTPGTKVTFECNQDFVLIGDQRRTCTAEGRWDVPEYGYTECLRIVEYESRTAWTSISITSLVIVPILILFCCVLNVAYRKGKKQGSNLSWNFTSTPAMRRRDSILALSTPNLSDTIVQETTRLPRARSIPALHSQRIVDPSAISPGPRFQFPRDRGSLGSSPLSDPSPSQSHLPGGTTPKYKRRYDGVYRTNEPLPGKPLIEFEDKVWDLEDEYNDANERVHRLLDEQQYNDGVRRSASRYYENAPIRYGSRVQADLV, from the exons atgaacgtGCGCGTCCTTCGCGTGATCTTGATTGTGATCGCGATTAGTTGTGTCAAAGGACAACAAAATGAATATAACTATGGGAACCCGGCTCAGAGATTCCAGGATGGTCAACGAATCGATATTCCTCAACGGTACGACCCGCCTCAGCGATACGACCCTGCTCAAAGGAATCGAGATGAGCAACGATTTAGAGATGCAGCTGCGGTGACACCCAGACAGCCGAATTATCAGCAGCCTGGTCAGCTGGATACCAATAATGTGTTTCAAAGGCCTTCGTTTAGGTATCAACAAAGGACTAACAACAGGGGCAGAGGACAGTATG ACGACATGTCGTATCGATACGCACCTGCTACTCAACGACAAGGTCCAAACGGAGAAGTATTCGTTATAACCGATGAAAGACTCAGGGAAATAAGATCTGAATTCATGTATTGGTATTTCGACAAAGGAGGAGACGACGATAATGGCGATCTACAAATACATATTCATCATTCGAATCctcaagttcataaaaatttcaacttccagtTACCATTCTTTGGCTTCAGGTTTAATTACACCAGg gtatcgaTGCACGGATACTTGGAATTCAGCGACCCTCCACCTCAGCTCTCGTATCCGTTGAAATTCCCAAATAAAGACTGGCCGAGGAAAAATGATCCTTCATTCATTGGAATATTTTATAGTAAATGTCGAATCGGAGTGCTCAAAGCTGAAGATATCGATCACCGCAGACCAGGAGTGTATTTTAG GATGGAACGAGATTTACAAGGAAGAACTGATCAATTTGGAGTTGAAATGAGAGAAAGACTCAAGTGGGATATTCGCGAAGGTGTAGTAGGCGCAGATACTTTCGATCCAAAACACGCTGCCATTGTAACTTGGAAAAATATGTCTTTCGCTGGAGGATTTGCCAACTCAATTTATGTG ACAAATACTTTCCAATTAATTTTGGCCACCGATGAAGTCTACACTTACGCCATCTTTAATTACGCTGAAATGCAGTGGACTAGTCATACAGAAGCTGGAGGTGATACGACTCTGGGAGAAGGAGGTGTACCAGCCTAT gtcggTTTCAATGCTGGAAATGGTACCAGAAGCTACGAATATTACCCTTATTCGCAACGATCTACCATACGAGATTTAGTTGGCAGAGGATGGGCTAATGGATTTCCTGGTAGACATATCTTCCGTATAGATGAAAACATCATGTTGGGTACTTGTAATAAAGATGCAG CCGGTACTGCACTTCCTCTCGTTTTCGCTCCCGAAAGCGGTAATATGTTAGGAGGCACTATTATCAATATCACCGGACCATGTTTCGAGCCGAATATGAAAGTGAGATGCAA ATTCGATACAGAGGAAGTAGTAGGACGTGTAATTGATCGCAACAGAGCCGTATGTGTTCAACCTTTCTTGATGGTCGAGGGCTACGTCATCTTTGATATTGCTATCggtgatgaaaaatataattggaAAGGGATGTTTTTCGTTG aaacaCCAGCTACAGCAACAGAAAAAATCTCCATCGAGTCGGAATGGATACATAAGACCGATATGAGGCAGAATATCGTTATCACCTGGAATCGGCAGAATTTGACAACCAATTACGAAGCTCGACTCAGACTAACCCTTTGGGGATACAAAGAAACCACCATTAGACCCGAATTATTGTATATTGATATCCTCGAA GACAATATACCAAATACCGGGTCATATGTTCTTTACCCGGAAGTGTATTCTTCTCGGGATAATGCAGAAGTTCGAGACTTGGAATTCGGATTTTTACAAATCACCTTATCTGATCCAGGAAAATATTTCCAGCATGGACTTTCACC AGTGCTTTGGAGTAAACCTATACCACTGGGATGGTATTTCGCGTCTCAATGGGAACGAGAGCACGGAGCTCGGTGGCCCGAACACCTGTGTGATAAGTGGATCAAAAATGacagatatttgaaaaatttcgctgcTGAG ATTCCTCAATGTCCTTGTGTTCTGGAACAAGCTCTTGCGGATAAAGGGCGTTATCTGCCAGATTATGATTGTGATATCGTGTCCAACCCTAGCTGTTTTTACAATAAAGGAGCTCGTCATTGCGTGAGAACTGGAGCTCCTAG tttggAGGGCTCGGAACAACAATGTTGCTACGACAAAAATAACTACCTTATGCTGACTTACGACCAACAGTGGGGCTCGAAACCCCGACGATCTCATAATCTAGGTTATTTACCATGGAACGAAGCTAACAAA GTACCTACACTATCTCAATGGTTCCACGATGTGACCCCATTCTATAGTTGTTGTCTTTGGCAAGAAGAACAATCTGTAGGCTGTGAAACTTTCCGATTCGAAAGACGTCCTACTCAAGATTGCATCGCGTATCAATCTCCTTATGTCG CTACGGTATTCGGAGATCCTCATTTCATCACTTTTGACGACGTAGCCTACTCGTTCAATGGTAAAGGGGAATTCGTTCTCGTGCATACCGATACTGATAAGCACAAGTTGGATGTCCAAGGTCGTTTTGAGCAAGTTGCGAGTAATATCTACGGACCTGTAATGGCCACTAGGTTGACATCAGTTGTGG CTCGAGATAATTCTTCAGCTGTAATTGAAGTTCGTCTAAGACCTCAAGAAGCACAATGGAGATACAGATTGGATGTGCTAGCCGACGGAAAACGAGTATTTTTCGATAGGACGTCGTTGAAATTACAACATTTTCATG GTGTTACTGTGTATACCCCTATGTACGTCCTGAATCAATCCGAAGTCATCATCATGTTCGAATCTGGAGTGGGAGTCGAAGTATTAGAAAATAAGGGATCCATGAGTGCGCGGGTCTATCTACCTTGGAAATTTATT AATCAAACTAGAGGTCTACTCGGAACTTGGAATTTCAACGGTATGGACGACTTTATGTTACCCGATGGAACCATTTTGAATATAAATACGGGCGATTTTCGAAGTATTCATGAGAATTTCGGAATGTATT GGATGTTAGAAGATAGATACGAAAGATACAAAGGAGGAGCCTTATTTTATCGAGAATATGGACGAACAGCGAGTTATTACGCCAATCGAACTTTCTTCGCCGAGTTCGCTGTTACTCCAGAACAAATAATTCCACAAAATAG GTCTGACGATATCAAAAGAGCCCACCAAATTTGCGGTGACTCCTACCAATGTCAATACGATTACGCGGTATCATTAAACGAAGAACTCGCCAAAAATACTCTCCAGTTCCAGGATTCGTTCGTTAATATTAAAGCTAGAAACAAAGATAGAG TGATCACTTGCGGAGTGCTGGAAACGCCCAGATTTGGTCGAAAGAGCAATTTTCTATTCACTCCCGGCACCAAGGTGACATTTGAGTGCAATCAAGATTTCGTTTTGATCGGTGACCAACGGCGAACTTGCACCGCAGAAGGGCGGTGGGATGTGCCCGAATACGGATACACGGAATGCCTAC GTATAGTCGAGTACGAATCGAGAACCGCGTGGACATCGATATCCATCACATCGCTAGTGATAGTAccaattttgatattattcTGTTGCGTATTAAACGTAGCCTATCGCAAGGGTAAAAAACAAGGCTCAAATCTGTCGTGGAACTTCACCTCGACTCCGGCCATGCGCCGCAGAGACTCTATTCTGGCTCTAAGTACTCCTAATCTCAGCGACACCATCGTCCAAGAAACCACTCGCCTGCCTAGAGCTCGCAGTATACCCGCGTTACATAGTCAAAGAATAGTAGACCCCTCGGCTATATCGCCAGGTCCCAGATTCCAATTCCCCAGAGATAGAGGTAGTCTAGGAAGTAGTCCTTTATCCGATCCTAGTCCTAGTCAATCGCATCTTCCTGGCGGCACCACTCCTAAATACAAACGTCGTTACGATGGTGTCTATAGAACCAATGAACCTTTACCTGGAAAACCTTTGATTGAATTCGAAGACAAAGTTTGGGACTTGGAGGACGAATATAACGACGCTAATGAAAGAGTTCATAGGTTATTGGACGAACAGCAGTATAACGATGGTGTTCGTCGTTCGGCTAGTCGTTATTATGAAAATGCTCCGATACGATATGGTTCGAGGGTACAGGCGGATTTGgtttaa
- the mesh gene encoding protein mesh isoform X2, with protein MNVRVLRVILIVIAISCVKGQQNEYNYGNPAQRFQDGQRIDIPQRYDPPQRYDPAQRNRDEQRFRDAAAVTPRQPNYQQPGQLDTNNVFQRPSFRYQQRTNNRGRGQYDDMSYRYAPATQRQGPNGEVFVITDERLREIRSEFMYWYFDKGGDDDNGDLQIHIHHSNPQVHKNFNFQLPFFGFRFNYTRVSMHGYLEFSDPPPQLSYPLKFPNKDWPRKNDPSFIGIFYSKCRIGVLKAEDIDHRRPGVYFRMERDLQGRTDQFGVEMRERLKWDIREGVVGADTFDPKHAAIVTWKNMSFAGGFANSIYVTNTFQLILATDEVYTYAIFNYAEMQWTSHTEAGGDTTLGEGGVPAYVGFNAGNGTRSYEYYPYSQRSTIRDLVGRGWANGFPGRHIFRIDENIMLGTCNKDAAGTALPLVFAPESGNMLGGTIINITGPCFEPNMKVRCKFDTEEVVGRVIDRNRAVCVQPFLMVEGYVIFDIAIGDEKYNWKGMFFVETPATATEKISIESEWIHKTDMRQNIVITWNRQNLTTNYEARLRLTLWGYKETTIRPELLYIDILEDNIPNTGSYVLYPEVYSSRDNAEVRDLEFGFLQITLSDPGKYFQHGLSPVLWSKPIPLGWYFASQWEREHGARWPEHLCDKWIKNDRYLKNFAAEIPQCPCVLEQALADKGRYLPDYDCDIVSNPSCFYNKGARHCVRTGAPSLEGSEQQCCYDKNNYLMLTYDQQWGSKPRRSHNLGYLPWNEANKVPTLSQWFHDVTPFYSCCLWQEEQSVGCETFRFERRPTQDCIAYQSPYVATVFGDPHFITFDDVAYSFNGKGEFVLVHTDTDKHKLDVQGRFEQVASNIYGPVMATRLTSVVARDNSSAVIEVRLRPQEAQWRYRLDVLADGKRVFFDRTSLKLQHFHGVTVYTPMYVLNQSEVIIMFESGVGVEVLENKGSMSARVYLPWKFINQTRGLLGTWNFNGMDDFMLPDGTILNINTGDFRSIHENFGMYWMLEDRYERYKGGALFYREYGRTASYYANRTFFAEFAVTPEQIIPQNRSDDIKRAHQICGDSYQCQYDYAVSLNEELAKNTLQFQDSFVNIKARNKDRVITCGVLETPRFGRKSNFLFTPGTKVTFECNQDFVLIGDQRRTCTAEGRWDVPEYGYTECLRQQEFSSRTLWIVIPVMVLIVGPLFLLIVCTGYRLVIRSRDHDSQKTKIKSPEPIIERTAEPAETTELRSQEV; from the exons atgaacgtGCGCGTCCTTCGCGTGATCTTGATTGTGATCGCGATTAGTTGTGTCAAAGGACAACAAAATGAATATAACTATGGGAACCCGGCTCAGAGATTCCAGGATGGTCAACGAATCGATATTCCTCAACGGTACGACCCGCCTCAGCGATACGACCCTGCTCAAAGGAATCGAGATGAGCAACGATTTAGAGATGCAGCTGCGGTGACACCCAGACAGCCGAATTATCAGCAGCCTGGTCAGCTGGATACCAATAATGTGTTTCAAAGGCCTTCGTTTAGGTATCAACAAAGGACTAACAACAGGGGCAGAGGACAGTATG ACGACATGTCGTATCGATACGCACCTGCTACTCAACGACAAGGTCCAAACGGAGAAGTATTCGTTATAACCGATGAAAGACTCAGGGAAATAAGATCTGAATTCATGTATTGGTATTTCGACAAAGGAGGAGACGACGATAATGGCGATCTACAAATACATATTCATCATTCGAATCctcaagttcataaaaatttcaacttccagtTACCATTCTTTGGCTTCAGGTTTAATTACACCAGg gtatcgaTGCACGGATACTTGGAATTCAGCGACCCTCCACCTCAGCTCTCGTATCCGTTGAAATTCCCAAATAAAGACTGGCCGAGGAAAAATGATCCTTCATTCATTGGAATATTTTATAGTAAATGTCGAATCGGAGTGCTCAAAGCTGAAGATATCGATCACCGCAGACCAGGAGTGTATTTTAG GATGGAACGAGATTTACAAGGAAGAACTGATCAATTTGGAGTTGAAATGAGAGAAAGACTCAAGTGGGATATTCGCGAAGGTGTAGTAGGCGCAGATACTTTCGATCCAAAACACGCTGCCATTGTAACTTGGAAAAATATGTCTTTCGCTGGAGGATTTGCCAACTCAATTTATGTG ACAAATACTTTCCAATTAATTTTGGCCACCGATGAAGTCTACACTTACGCCATCTTTAATTACGCTGAAATGCAGTGGACTAGTCATACAGAAGCTGGAGGTGATACGACTCTGGGAGAAGGAGGTGTACCAGCCTAT gtcggTTTCAATGCTGGAAATGGTACCAGAAGCTACGAATATTACCCTTATTCGCAACGATCTACCATACGAGATTTAGTTGGCAGAGGATGGGCTAATGGATTTCCTGGTAGACATATCTTCCGTATAGATGAAAACATCATGTTGGGTACTTGTAATAAAGATGCAG CCGGTACTGCACTTCCTCTCGTTTTCGCTCCCGAAAGCGGTAATATGTTAGGAGGCACTATTATCAATATCACCGGACCATGTTTCGAGCCGAATATGAAAGTGAGATGCAA ATTCGATACAGAGGAAGTAGTAGGACGTGTAATTGATCGCAACAGAGCCGTATGTGTTCAACCTTTCTTGATGGTCGAGGGCTACGTCATCTTTGATATTGCTATCggtgatgaaaaatataattggaAAGGGATGTTTTTCGTTG aaacaCCAGCTACAGCAACAGAAAAAATCTCCATCGAGTCGGAATGGATACATAAGACCGATATGAGGCAGAATATCGTTATCACCTGGAATCGGCAGAATTTGACAACCAATTACGAAGCTCGACTCAGACTAACCCTTTGGGGATACAAAGAAACCACCATTAGACCCGAATTATTGTATATTGATATCCTCGAA GACAATATACCAAATACCGGGTCATATGTTCTTTACCCGGAAGTGTATTCTTCTCGGGATAATGCAGAAGTTCGAGACTTGGAATTCGGATTTTTACAAATCACCTTATCTGATCCAGGAAAATATTTCCAGCATGGACTTTCACC AGTGCTTTGGAGTAAACCTATACCACTGGGATGGTATTTCGCGTCTCAATGGGAACGAGAGCACGGAGCTCGGTGGCCCGAACACCTGTGTGATAAGTGGATCAAAAATGacagatatttgaaaaatttcgctgcTGAG ATTCCTCAATGTCCTTGTGTTCTGGAACAAGCTCTTGCGGATAAAGGGCGTTATCTGCCAGATTATGATTGTGATATCGTGTCCAACCCTAGCTGTTTTTACAATAAAGGAGCTCGTCATTGCGTGAGAACTGGAGCTCCTAG tttggAGGGCTCGGAACAACAATGTTGCTACGACAAAAATAACTACCTTATGCTGACTTACGACCAACAGTGGGGCTCGAAACCCCGACGATCTCATAATCTAGGTTATTTACCATGGAACGAAGCTAACAAA GTACCTACACTATCTCAATGGTTCCACGATGTGACCCCATTCTATAGTTGTTGTCTTTGGCAAGAAGAACAATCTGTAGGCTGTGAAACTTTCCGATTCGAAAGACGTCCTACTCAAGATTGCATCGCGTATCAATCTCCTTATGTCG CTACGGTATTCGGAGATCCTCATTTCATCACTTTTGACGACGTAGCCTACTCGTTCAATGGTAAAGGGGAATTCGTTCTCGTGCATACCGATACTGATAAGCACAAGTTGGATGTCCAAGGTCGTTTTGAGCAAGTTGCGAGTAATATCTACGGACCTGTAATGGCCACTAGGTTGACATCAGTTGTGG CTCGAGATAATTCTTCAGCTGTAATTGAAGTTCGTCTAAGACCTCAAGAAGCACAATGGAGATACAGATTGGATGTGCTAGCCGACGGAAAACGAGTATTTTTCGATAGGACGTCGTTGAAATTACAACATTTTCATG GTGTTACTGTGTATACCCCTATGTACGTCCTGAATCAATCCGAAGTCATCATCATGTTCGAATCTGGAGTGGGAGTCGAAGTATTAGAAAATAAGGGATCCATGAGTGCGCGGGTCTATCTACCTTGGAAATTTATT AATCAAACTAGAGGTCTACTCGGAACTTGGAATTTCAACGGTATGGACGACTTTATGTTACCCGATGGAACCATTTTGAATATAAATACGGGCGATTTTCGAAGTATTCATGAGAATTTCGGAATGTATT GGATGTTAGAAGATAGATACGAAAGATACAAAGGAGGAGCCTTATTTTATCGAGAATATGGACGAACAGCGAGTTATTACGCCAATCGAACTTTCTTCGCCGAGTTCGCTGTTACTCCAGAACAAATAATTCCACAAAATAG GTCTGACGATATCAAAAGAGCCCACCAAATTTGCGGTGACTCCTACCAATGTCAATACGATTACGCGGTATCATTAAACGAAGAACTCGCCAAAAATACTCTCCAGTTCCAGGATTCGTTCGTTAATATTAAAGCTAGAAACAAAGATAGAG TGATCACTTGCGGAGTGCTGGAAACGCCCAGATTTGGTCGAAAGAGCAATTTTCTATTCACTCCCGGCACCAAGGTGACATTTGAGTGCAATCAAGATTTCGTTTTGATCGGTGACCAACGGCGAACTTGCACCGCAGAAGGGCGGTGGGATGTGCCCGAATACGGATACACGGAATGCCTAC